In the Oncorhynchus gorbuscha isolate QuinsamMale2020 ecotype Even-year linkage group LG05, OgorEven_v1.0, whole genome shotgun sequence genome, one interval contains:
- the oclnb gene encoding LOW QUALITY PROTEIN: occludin b (The sequence of the model RefSeq protein was modified relative to this genomic sequence to represent the inferred CDS: inserted 1 base in 1 codon; deleted 1 base in 1 codon) — protein MPSHNKRTSPSYHPGSRRHEHRHKHSEHVSNPAYSFYPEEELLHFYRWTSPPGVMKIISIIIIIXVAIFACVASTLAWDYDMSMMGMSGGIGGGMGIGGGGYGGSYNGGRSYSCVPSPENQREPETPWQGFIIAIAAITFIAVLIIFILVVSRRNASRSPKFYLGAIIVSAILAILMIIATIVYLVAVNPTAQSSGSVYYNQIIQLCSQYQNQNQAQGIFINQYLYHYCVVEPQEVIAIILGILVFVGLIILLVFAVKTRQKIRRWGPDRILWEETKVISNSLRTHTIGEWVNNVSGQPDTLVNEYNDKVGGSRNFLDQLPDHRPLYLPGSSDITSSLGGLKSKLRDYDTGAESGGEDLDEIDFNSEFSAIMNEQERLDYKREFDRDHLEYKELQAELDDLNMGLADLDKELDRQPEGSPQFLDAMDKYTRMKNMKKSSDYQLKKKRCKHLKAKLSHIKRKVSEYDRRP, from the exons ATGCCCTCTCACAACAAACGCACCTCTCCTTCCTACCATCCCGGCAGCAGACG CCATGAACACAGGCACAAGCATAGCGAGCATGTCTCCAACCCAGCCTACTCTTTCTACCCAGAGGAGGAGCTCCTCCACTTCTACCGCTGGACCTCTCCTCCGGGGGTGATGAAGATcatctccatcatcatcatca atgtagcGATCTTCGCCTGCGTGGCGTCTACGCTCGCCTGGGACTACGACATGAGCATGATGGGAATGAGCGGGGGCATCGGAGGCGGGATGGGCATCGGCGGCGGAGGATACGGTGGGAGCTACAACGGTGGCAGATCATACAGCTGTGTTCCCAGT CCGGAGAATCAGCGGGAACCAGAGACCCCCTGGCAGGGCTTCATCATTGCCATAGCAGCCATCACCTTCATCGCCGTGCTCATCATCTTCATCCTAGTGGTGTCGCGGCGGAACGCGTCCCGCTCGCCAAAGTTCTACCTGGGGGCCATCATCGTGTCGGCCATCTTGGCGATACTAATGATCATCGCTACTATAGTCTACCTGGTGGCAGTGAACCCCACAGCCCAGTCCTCAGGGTCCGTCTACTACAACCAGATCATACAGCTGTGTTCCCAGTACCAGAATCAGAACCAAGCCCAGGGCATCTTCATCAACCAGTACCTCTACCATTACTGCGTGGTGGAACCTCAGGAG GTCATAGCCATCATCCTGGGAATCTTGGTATTCGTGGGTCTGATCATCCTGCTGGTGTTTGCTGTGAAGACGCGTCAGAAGATCAGACGTTGGGGCCCAGACAGAATCCTCTGGGAGGAGACCAAGGTTATCAGCAACAGCCTGCGCACACACACCATcggagagtgg GTGAATAACGTGTCTGGTCAGCCGGACACTCTGGTGAATGAATACAATGACAAGGTGGGGGGCTCCAGGAACTTCCTGGACCAGCTGCCAGACCACAGACCTCTGTATCTGCCTGG gAGCTCAGACATAACAAGTTCGTTGGGAGGACTGAAGAGCAAGCTGAGGGACTACGACACTGGTGCAGAATCAGGAGGAGAGGATCTGGACGAGATCGACTTTAACTC CGAGTTCTCTGCCATCATGAATGAGCAGGAGCGTCTGGACTACAAGAGGGAGTTTGACCGGGACCATCTTGAGTACAAAGAGCTGCAGGCTGAGCTGGATGACCTCAACATGGGCCTGGCTGACCTGGACAAGGAACTGGACAGACAACCAGAGGGCAGCCCACAGTTCCTG GATGCTATGGATAAGTACACCCGGATGAAGAATATGAAGAAG TCCTCAGACTATCAGCTGAAGAAGAAGAGGTGCAAGCATCTGAAGGCCAAGCTGTCTCACATCAAGAGGAAGGTCAGCGAGTATGACCGCAGACCCTGA
- the marveld2b gene encoding LOW QUALITY PROTEIN: MARVEL domain-containing protein 2b (The sequence of the model RefSeq protein was modified relative to this genomic sequence to represent the inferred CDS: inserted 1 base in 1 codon), protein MYYRQPLSSLCLYEGRDQCVPMSARGGSSGRFNIVQDAEPHYDQVPVGSLWRDQDLPPPPRSLGGFRGADLAVSSDPLPPPPLPDQPPVGPDFYPPSDGASERLDNDSAAMDIKPVRRFIPDSFKNFFRGNSVRGSSNKPFSLPPSPPLTEKDDLKPGTTRGVPCSPPPSPSLPGSYLDPYGGSGGSYNSRKERDAMLLGTDAFESVSGVTFRSAKTYSERVEDYHQRYAYMKSWAGLLRILGCVELLLGAVVFACACAYVHKDNEWFNMFGYSQPQLFGGXGGGAAAYGGSGSFSYDGPKTPFILVVAGLAWIVTVIMLVLGMTMYYRTILLDSSWWPMTECVINLALGFLYMVAAVMYVRDTTRGGLCYIPVFNNGVNGAFCRTEAGQTAAIIFLFVNMMIYFVGAGVCLKLWRHEAARLRREGLAQEMKTIGSSLPISALGGSRTSAQTPLPTLQTIPEVLDGHVASPAAPLMLEPEILRGHIPSGHIPKPVIIADYVAKYPTIRTEEERDQYKAVFKDQYAEYKELHAEVQVMAKKFDEMDELMRNLPPRPSSQLEKERINTIVLEYQRKKADPTFLEKRERCEYLKNKLSHIKQKINEYNKVMDWNDGFN, encoded by the exons cctctctcctctctgtgtctgtacgAGGGCAGAGACCAGTGCGTCCCCATGTCTGCTAGAGGAGGTTCCTCTGGCCGTTTCAACATTGTCCAGGATGCAGAACCTCACTACGACCAGGTCCCAGTGGGCTCCTTATGGAGGGACCaggacctccctcctcctccccgctcCCTTGGGGGTTTCAGGGGGGCAGACCTGGCTGTGAGCTCCGACcccctgcccccccctcccctcccagacCAGCCCCCCGTGGGCCCTGACTTCTACCCCCCTAGCGACGGTGCCTCGGAGCGCCTTGACAACGACAGTGCGGCCATGGACATCAAACCCGTCCGCCGCTTCATTCCTGACTCCTTCAAGAACTTCTTCCGCGGCAACAGTGTCCGTGGTAGCAGCAACAAGCCCTTCTCCTTACCCCCCTCCCCGCCGCTGACGGAAAAAGACGACCTCAAACCAGGAACCACTAGAGGTGTCCCctgctcccctcccccctctccctccctccctggctccTACCTGGATCCGTACGGAGGCTCTGGTGGAAGCTACAACTCCAGAAAAGAACGTGACGCCATGTTGCTAGGAACTGATGCATTCGAGTCTGTCTCAGGTGTCACATTCCGCTCAGCCAAGACCTACAGCGAGCGGGTGGAGGATTACCACCAGCGCTACGCCTATATGAAGTCCTGGGCGGGGTTACTGCGCATCCTGGGCTGCGTCGAGCTCCTTTTGGGCGCTGTCGTCTTTGCCTGTGCGTGTGCATATGTGCACAAGGACAACGAGTGGTTCAATATGTTCGGCTACTCCCAGCCACAGTTGTTTGGGG TAGGGGGCGGTGCAGCAGCATACGGAGGCAGCGGATCGTTCAGCTATGACGGACCCAAAACCCCCTTCATCTTGGTAGTGGCTGGCCTGGCCTGGATAGTAACGGTCATTATGCTAGTCCTGGGGATGACCATGTACTACCGTACCATCCTCCTAGACTCGTCTTGGTGGCCGATGACTGAGTGTGTAATTAACCTGGCCCTTGGGTTTCTCTACATGGTAGCAGCGGTCATGTACGTCAGGGACACAACCAGAGGAGGCCTCTGTTACATCCCTGTCTTCAACAACGGAGTCAATGGAGCCTTCTGTCGCACAGAGGCCGGCCAGACCGCCGCCATTATTTTTCTGTTCGTCAACATGATGATATATTTTGTGGGCGCCGGTGTGTGTCTGAAGCTGTGGCGGCACGAGGCGGCGAGGCTGAGGAGGGAGGGGTTAGCGCAGGAG ATGAAAACCATTGGATCTTCCCTGCCAATATCTGCT CTGGGCGGTTCCAGGACCTCAGCGCagacccctctccccaccctccagACTATCCCGGAGGTGTTGGACGGCCATGTTGCCTCTCCAGCCGCCCCTCTGATGTTGGAGCCAGAGATCCTCCGAGGACACATCCCCTCAGGACACATCCCCAAACCTGTAATCATCGCAGACTACGTGGC gaagtacccgacAATCCgtacggaggaggagagggaccaGTACAAGGCTGTGTTTAAGGACCAGTATGCTGAGTACAAAGAGCTGCATGCTGAGGTCCAGGTCATGGCCAAGAAGTTTGACGAGATGGACGAACTGATGAGGAACCTGCCTCCACGGCCCTCCAGTCAACTG GAGAAGGAACGCATCAATACCATAGTATTGGAGTACCAGAGAAAGAAAGCG GATCCTACGTTCcttgagaagagggagaggtgtgagTACCTGAAGAACAAACTGTCCCACATCAAACAGAAGATCAACGAATACAACAAGGTCATGGACTGGAACGACGGATTCAACTAG